Genomic segment of Streptomyces alboniger:
TCTTCGTGTACTTCTTCGGCGGCGCGATCGACACCGGCACGCGGTACGTGACGTACGTCGTCCCCGGCGTGCTGCTCCTCTGCGCCGGCTTCGGCTCCTCGAACACGGCCATCGCCGTGACGGAGGACCTCAAGGGCGGCATCATCGACCGGTTCCGCTCGATGGACATCGGCGGCACGCCCATCCTGGCGGGCCACGTCCTCGCCTCCACGGCCCGCAACCTCGTCGCGACGACGCTCGTCCTCGCCCTGGCCTTCGCCATCGGTTTCCGCCCGTCGGCGACCCCGGCGGGCTGGCTGGCCGCGCTCGCCGTGCTGATCGCCTTCATCGTGGCCCTGTCCTGGCTCTCGGCGACGGTGGGCATGCTGGCCGGGTCCTCCGAGGCGGCGGGCGGCTTCACCTTCTTCGTGAGCTTCCTGCCCTACCCCAGCAGCGCCTTCGTCCCCACGGACACGATGCCCTCCTGGCTCCGCGTCTTCGCCGACCACCAACCGGTCACCCCGGTCATCGAATCCCTCCGCGGCCTCCTCCTCGACCAGCCGGTGGGCAACACCCCCTGGCTGGCCCTGGCCTGGTGCGGGGGCATCCTCATCCTCGCGGTGGCCCTGTCGGCGTTCCTGTTCGGGAGGCACACCCGCTAGGCGCCGACCGGCCGAACGGCCCCGCGTACCAGTCCCGCAGGGCCCGCTCCGCCACCCGCGCGTCCGGCACCTCGGCCAGCTTCAGAGGTTCGGCGGCGCGCCGCAGGGCCCGGCAGACCCGCGCGGAGGCGAGCGCGTAGTCCGCGTCGTCCGGACCACCGGCCGACGCGGTCAGGTCGAGCGCGGCCCGCATGATGTCGGGGAACACGGACTGGGCGTACTCGAAGTCCAGATAGACCGGCAGATCGGCGGCCATGCCCTCGGTCATGTCCCGGTGGCCCGCACGGTCCATCGCCTCGGCCCACAGCTCCTGCATCCGGGTCTGCTCGTCCTTCTCGTACTCCATGCGTACGAGATGAGTGGCGAGGTCGTGCAGCGGGTCGCCGTACATGGCCAGCTCCCAGTCGATGACCGCCACATGACGGCGGTCGACGACGATGTTGCCGCGGTGGACGTCGGTGTGGAGGAGACCGAACGGGCGGGGCGTCAGGCGCCGGTGGTCCGGGTCGGCGCGGAAGGCGGTCATGACGTCGGAGTGGATGCCCACCGCGCCGAAGAGGCCCTCGAAGCGCCGCCGGTTCGGCCGGTGCACCTGGTTCTCGGTGAAGCCGATCAGCCAGTCGAGGAACTCCTGGCTCCGCCCCGGCTCGGGCCAGCCGTCGGGCCTGGGCGGCAGCTCCTTCTCGGGCACGTCCGCGGCCCTGGCGAAGAACTCGGCGAGCGAGCGCATCATCGCCTCCCCGACGGGCCCGTCGGGCTGGACCTCACAGAGCGCCTTCCCCGCCCGGTAGGAGTGCAGCGACCAGTCCCCGAAGTCCCGGAAGCAGCGCGGGACTTCCTTGAGCCGCCGGCTCACCACCGTGAGCAGCTCCGTCTCGCTGGGCCAGATGCGCGGCACCACCTCCACGGCCTCGCGCGGCATCCGGCATTTGACCCGGGCCCGGAACGGCATCGTGATCAGCAGCACGGCCAGGGGCCAGCTCAGCGGCACGACATAGTTGATGTTGTGGTGACCCGCCACGACCTCACGGTCCGGATGGTCCCTGTGCGAGTCGGCGAGACGTCGGATCCACGACTCGCGGCGACCGCTCTTCGGCGCCTCGTGGGGGAAGCGAGGCGGAGGTGACGGCATGAGCGCAGAGCGTAGCTCACCGAACCGTTCCTGCTGGCTCGCCTTACGGCCCTGTCAGCATCTCCCGTCGCGCACACAGCGCAGGACCGGCTCCAGGGACGACACGAGGTGCGTCCCGCCGGCGCCGCGCAGCAGTCCGGCCTTGCGCGGGTTGCGCGCGAAGCCCAGGAAGCCCACGCCCGCCCGTCGGGCCGCCAGGAAGTCCGAGGGCCTGTCGCCGATCATCAGGGCCGCCCCCGGATCGGCGCCCATGGCTCGCAGGGCGCGGTGCACACAGTGGGGGTGCGGCTTGAGCAGGCCGAGATCCTGGGTGCGGCCGTAGATGTGCGGGGCGAAGCACTCCAGGAGGCCGCGGGAGGCCAGGTAGGTGCTCACGGCGGCCGGGGCGTTGTTGGTGGTCACGGCCAGCCGGACACCGACGGCCGTCCAGGTGCGGATCAGCGGATCGACGTGCGCCGTGGGCCAGGCGTTCGCCACGGCCTTCAGCTCCTGCTGGGTGAGCCACGCCTCCAGCTCCTCCACCAGCTCGCCGCGGGGGCTGCGGCGGTCGACGGCGCGCAGCAGCACGTAGGGGTCGGGCTCCCGCCGCTCGTCCGTGGTGAGCAGGTCGCGCAGGCCCCACCCCTCCAGACGCCGCACCATTTCCCTCGCCACGTCCTCGGCCAGGAGTCCGGCGAAGAGGTCACACATGGGACCGTCGAAGTCGAAGAGCACGAAACGAACAGGGCCGATCAGATCGTGGAGCCTTTCGGTCTCCTCGTCGAGCATCTCGGGCCACACCGTGTCGGATTGTGTCGGGTCAGAGGTCACCTAAGAGAGTGTCAGGTCAGTTGTGATGGTTGCCCATAGGGCGTCGAACCACTTCTGCGACTCGTCGACGAACGTGGCGTCGCGGGTGCCCTGCCCGGACTTCTCGAAGGAGAAGAGGGGCACCTTGACGCCCGGCACGTCGTAGAGGTCCAGCATCTCCCCGTCACCGTCCGGGTCCATTTCGAGCTGCGCGGGCCCCAGCGTGTAATACGCGAGGAGCGCCTCCCGGCCGTTGAGCAGGTACAGCTTCACCGGCGTGGTGAACGGCAGCGCGCGGAACGTGACGTCGACGTCGATCCCGTGCGAGGACCGCAGCGCACGCAGGTTGTGCCGCAGCACCTGCCCCTGCGCGTTCCGCTGAGCGAGCCAGCGCTGGTGGAGCCGCTCCCTGCTCTCCGCGTCGCCCGCGATCGGCACCGGGAACGCCAGCTGGATGTCGCTGCTCGGCAGCAGGATGCGCACCTTGATCGACTCGGGGCGGATACGGCCCTCGTGGATCAGGCGGACCGGCTCACCGAGGGCGACCATCAGGGTCTCGGCGGTGTACGACACGACGTCGATCCGTACCTCCGTCGCCGCGAACGCCTCCGCGAGGCGGGGCGCGAGGACGACCATGGACGGCTGCGGGCCCCGGCTCGCGGGGGCCGGGCCCGCCTCGGCGACGCGGGGCGGGCTGCCCTTGCTGACGTTGGACAGGAGGCCTTCGCTCTGGAGCTTCCTCATCGCCTGGCGCACGGCACCGCGCTCCACGCCGAACTCCTCGGCCAGCTCCGCCTGGGTCGGCAGGCGGTCCCCCGCCCGCAGCTCACCCGCCCGGATGCGATCACGTACGGCGTCGGCGATGTCCTGGGACGAGAGCTTCCTGTTGCCGTTCACTGCAACGTTCTCCTGGGTCACAACCAAACGATACAACTGACCGCCATCTCAGGGCAGTTGATGGGAAGTTGTTTATTTAGTCGTACCAAGTGGGGACAACTAAAGCAGAGTTGGCTGCCAACTTGGTCAAGATGGTAGAAGGGGGAACCACCATCATGCCCGTCATAGCCCTCCTCACAGCCCTGGTCGCCGTCACCGTCGAACAGCTCGTGCAGTGGAAGTACGGCCCGATGGGCATCGCCGGTCTCCTCCTGCTGACCATCGGCCTCAAGGCGAGGAACCACACGTGCAGCTCCATCGGCGCCGCCGTCCTCGCCCTGATGGTGACCGGCCCGGCGCTGTGACCGGCCCGGCACGGTGACCGCGGCGGTCAGCCCGCCGCCAGCTTCAGATCCTGACTGATCGTGTTCCACAGGGCGTTGAACCACAGGTGGGACTGCTCCACGAACGTCGTGTCCCGCAACCCGTCCCCCTGTTGGAACGGGAAGAGCATCGACTGCGTGCCCTGCGCGTCGTACATCTCCAGGGACTCCTGGCCGATCTCCTCGTCCCGCTTGGTGAGTGTGTAGTAGGCGAAGAGCGCCTCCGTGCCGTTGATCAGGTACAGCTTCACCGGCGGGGTGAACGGCAGCGCGCGGAACTGCACCGATACGTCGATCCCGTGCGAGGCCCGCAACGCCAGGAGGTTGTGCCGCAGCACCTGCCCCTGAGCGTTGCGCTGGTCGAGCCAGCGGCGGTGCACCCAGCCGCCCTCGTCGTCGCCGCCGTCGACCGGCGCGGGGAACGCCAGGTCGATGTCACGGCTCGGCAGCAGCACCCGGACGTCGACCTTGGCCGGTTTGCGCTGTCCGGCGTGGATCTGCCGCAGCGGTTCGCCGATCGCCATGGTGAGGGAGACGGAGGTCAGACAGAGCGCGTCTATCTCCACGTGCGGGGCCTCGAAGGCCGACGCGATGCGGGGCGCGAGGCCGACCATCGTGGGCTGGGGACGCACCGACGCCGCCCCGTCGAGTGCCCGCTCCGGGGCTTTCGCCACCGTGGCGGGGCTGCCCTTGGACACGTTGGACAGAAGGTGCTCGCGGTGCAGGATCCGCAGCGCCTCGCGCACGGCTCCGCGCTCCACGCCGAACTCGTCGGCCAGCTCGGCCTGGGTCGGCATGCGCTGGCCCGGCCGCAGCGACCCGGACCTGATCCGGTCACGCAGCACGTCGGCCACCTCGCGGTGGGAACGACGCCTCTTGCTCCCGTTGACGGGGGCGTGTTCCGTACTCACAACCAAACAGTACAACTTCGCGCCATCTTAGGGGAGTTGCAGGAAAGGTGGTTATGAGTCGACTCCCAGCGGAGATAAGTCAGTTGAAGTTGGTAGCCAACTTTGGCGACATGGTCAGGCCCTTCCGGGGTTGGCCACCAAGGAGGGAACATCATGCCGCTCATCGCCATCGTCGTCGCCGCCCTCGCCATCGGTTTCGAGCAGCTCATCCAGTGGAAGTACGGCCCGCTGGGCATCGTCGCCCTCGTCCTGCTCACCGTGGGGATCAAGGCCAGGAGCGCCAAGATCGGCGGGGTCGGGGCAGCCCTTCTCGTCCTGCTCCTCGCCCAGTCGGGCTGACGGCCCGGCTGCACAGACCCGGCTGGCCGGGCTCCCATCCGGAGGGGAGCCGGGAGTCCGACCGACCGGCGGAAAACCGAGCCCCGGCTCCCGGCTACGGGGGAGCCGGGGCTCACACATGGCCCACCTCAGAAGAGGTCCTGGCACCACGGACGCCGGGCCGTGGCGAACAGCGCGTCGGCGACCGCCACCGCCCCGGCCCGCTCCTCCGCCACCCGCCCCAGCGCCACCAGCCGCGCCACGGACTCGTCCCCGAGCCACAGCCGCCCCAACTCCGCTATGTCCAGGGCGAGATCGGGCTCAGCCCCCGTCGGCGAGCACACCGCCCCGCCGTCCGGCGCCGCCTCCAGCCGGTAGCGCCCACCCGCGAGCCCCGCCGGGTCGGCGACCTCCAGGACGAGCGTGCCCGCCCCGCCGTACGTCCGCGCCTCCAGGGCCCGTACGACATCCAGGATCCGCACCCACAGCCAGTCCGCGTGCCCGGTCACGCGGGCCGCGCGCGGGTCCGGCAGGAGGTGCGGGAGCAGGTCGTCGGGGGCCAGCCACCCGCTCTTCACCGTGACGACCTTGTCGACCGAACAGACGTAGTGCCACAGGGCACGCTCGGCGGCCGGCGTGACGGCGGTCATCGAGCGCACGGTCGCGGTGTTCCGCGGCAGCAGGGAGTCGCCCCACTCGTCGTGCGTCGTCTCGTACACGAGCAGGCCGTCGACGCGCCCCGACGGGTCGCGGTAAAGGGCGTAGAACGGCTCGTCCCACGGGAATTCGGGGGTCACCTGCTGCCCGGTGCTCCTCAGCCACCAGTGCTCGTCGCGGGTGATGGCGCCGTGCCGCACGGCCCTGAACCGCTCGTGCAGCTCGGGACCGAACTTGCGTACGTCGTCGCCGTCGACCAGGTCGATACGGGCACCGGCCTCCTCAGGACCCGACCAGCGCGGGTCGAGCCCCGAGCGCGTCACGTCGACCGTCCACTCGGTGACCGAGGTCGCGGGCCCGAAGCCGAACCGGCCGTAGATCGCGTACTCGGCGGCGATGAGTGTGGCGACCACGTCACCGCGCTCCTTCGCCGCCGCGAGGTCGGCGGTCATCATGCGGGTGAGGATGCCGCGGCGCCGGTGGGTCGGGGAGACGGTCACCGCGGAGACGGCGTTGGCGGAGACGGCCGCGCCGCCCACCGCGGTCAGCTCCTGCGGGAAGGACCGGTAGGTGCCTACACAGCGGCCGCGGTCGAAGGCGCCCCGCATGCCTCCGATGGCCCCGCGTGCGCGTATGTTCGCCACGGCCTCGTCAGACATGCCGGCCCGCGCCTGGAGGAACCCCGCCTGCACGGCCCTCAGCCAGGCGGGCAACTCGGCGTCGGTGATGGCCCTGACCTCGACATCGCCCTCAACATCACTCATGCGCCCACGCTAGGCAGCGCACCACCGCCGCCGCACGGGATTTTCACCCCCGCCGCCCGCCCCGCTCACACCAGCAGGTCGTCCACCTGCGCCTCGCCCTCCCGGTACCGCCGGGCGATCTCCCCGCTGCAATCGTCCGCCGTGCGCTGGAGCGACTGCCTGCGCCGCGACACCTGCTGTTCGTAGCGGACGAGGCGGCCCATGGCCGTGCGCAGTTCCTCGTCCGTGCGGGCCGCCAGGTCGGACAGCTCGACCTCGGCGAGCATCTCCGTGGCCAGCAGGCGGTACTCCTCGCTGTGCGGGGTGCCGAGCGTGACGTGGCGGGCCGAGGAGCGGTGCCGGGCCGGGGCGTCCGCGAGGATCTCCGAGAGCCGGTCGACGACGGCCGCCTCCGGCCTGGGCGCCGGCGAGTCCCCGCGGCGCGCGATCTCGGCCCGCAGGATGTCGATGCGCCCTTGAAGCAGCCGCCGCACATAGCTGAGATCGGCCTCGTCCTGCTGCGCCGCCCGGCGCAGCTCCCGAAGCTCGGGCAGGCGCCGCGCGGCCAGATCGTGCTCGGGCACCTCGGGCAGCAGTGGGCTGCCGGTGCGCTGCTTCGGTGGACGCGGGACCGCCGTACGCCGAAGCGAGACCCGGCCGGGCGACTGCCCCGTACTTGGTGTGCTCATATCGCTCTACCGTCCCCTCGACCGGCCGACGCGGGTGCACCGCGTGTGAGCATCGTGCCACCCCGAGTGGCCACTATGTGAATGAGTGCCCGGAATCGGCCCCGGATGGGGGGATCTGGAGCCCCTGGATGGGCCACCCCGGCCACCCCGGCCACCCCGGCCACCCCGGCCACCCGGGACGCCACCCGACCCGGCCGCCCCCACCCGGCACGGCATGATGGCCCGTATGCGAGCAGTGGTGCAGAGGGTCGACGGCGCGAGCGTGGTCGTCGAGGGCGAGGACGGCCCCGCGACGGTGGGCGAGATCAGCGGCGAGGGTCTGTGCGTCCTGGTGGGCGTCACGCACGACGACACCAAGGAGAAGGCGGCCCAACTGGCCCGCAAGCTCTGGTCGTTGCGCATGCTGGCCGACGAGAAGTCGTGCAGCGACATCGACGCGCCGCTGCTCGTCATCAGCCAGTTCACGCTCTACGGGGACGCCCGCAAGGGCCGCCGCCCCACCTGGAACGCGGCGGCCCCCGGCCCCGTCGCCGAACCCCTGGTCGACGAGGTGGTCGCCCAGCTGCGCTCCCTCGGCGCGACGGTGGCGACGGGCCGCTTCGGGGCGCAGATGCGGGTGGGCCTGACGAACGACGGCCCGTTCACGGTGCTCCTGGAGATGTGACCTAGGGCTGAACGACCACTTCCTGAGCAGCGGCGATGTCCCCGGCGACCAGCTCCGCGTCCACCGGCACGTTCCGCTTGATGAGCCCGAGCGCGATCGGCCCCAGCTCGTGGTGGCGTACGGCGGTCGTGATGAACCCGAGCTTGCGGCCCTCGGCCCCGTCGGCGGCGAGCTGGAGGGGCGTCCCCGCGACCGGCAGATGCACCTCGCTCCCGTCCAGGTGGAGGAAGACGAGGCGGCGCGGCGGCTTGCCCAGGTTCTGGACGCGGGCGACCGTCTCCTGCCCGCGGTAGCAGCCCTTCTGAAGGTGCACGGCCGTGCCGATCCAGCCCAGCTCGTGGGGGATCGTGCGGTGGTCGGTCTCGAAGCCGAGGCGCGGCCGGTGGGCCTCCACCCGCAGCGCCTCGTAGGCGAGGAGCCCGGCCGCGGGGCCGTTCTCGGCCGCGTACGACTCCAGGTCCGTACGCGGCAGGAACAGGTCGCGGCCGTGTGCCGTCTCGCGTACGGCGACGCCCTCGGGGGCCGGGGCGATCGAACCGGCGGGCAGGTGGACGACGGCGAACTCGTCGGTCCGGTCGGCGACTTCGACGCGGTAGAAGAACTTCATGCTCTCCAGGTACGCGATGAGCGCGTCCTGGGTGCCGGGCTCGACGTGCGCCCAGATGGTCTCGCCGTCGTCCACGAGATAGAGCGCGTGTTCGATATGGCCGTTGGCGGAGAGGATCAGCGCTTCGGTGGCCTGGCCGGCCGGCAGCTCGCTGACGTGCTGGGTGAGCAGCAGATGCAGCCAGCTCAGCCGGTCGGAGCCGGTCACGGTGACCACCCCGCGGTGCGAGAGGTCGACGAAACCGGCGCCGTCGGCGAGGGCGCGCTGCTCACGGAACAGTTCGCCGTAGTGGGCGGCGACGCCTTCGTCCACGCCCTCGGCGGGGACGGCGCCGGGCAGGGACAACAGGGGGCTCTTCATGTTCACAAAGACTACGACCAGTGGGCGGCGGCTTTTATTTCTGGCGGCACTTCTCGCACTGCCCGAAGATCGCGAAGTGCTTCAGGTCGGTGTCGAACCCGAAGGTCTCCCGCAGCTTGGCGGTGAACTCCGCGGCCACGGAGGTGTCGGCCTCGATGACGCCCGTGCAGTCCCGGCAGACCAGGTGGATGTGGTGGTGCCGGTCCGCCAGGTGGTAGGTGGGCGCGCCGTGCCCGAGATGGGCGTGCGAGACGAGGCCCAGCTCCTCCAGCAGCTCCAGCGTGCGGTAGACCGTGGAGATGTTGACCCCCGACGCCGTCTTGCGCACTTCGCAGAGGATGTCGTCGGGGGTCGCGTGCTCAAGGGTGTCGACGGCTTCGAGGACAAGCTGGCGCTGCGGCGTCAGCCGGTAGCCGCGCTGCCGCAGGTCGCTCTTCCAGTCGGAGTCGGTGCTCGCCACGCCGACAAGTCTAGGTCTACTTGAAGAAGACGACCTCTACTTGAAGAAGGCGATGCCGTCGTCGGGCAGATCGCCGAGGTTGCGCGCCATGTCGGCGACCTCCTCGGGCGTGACGACCTTCTTCAGCTGCGCCGACATGTAGGGGCGCAGCGACACCTCGGGGGTCTGCTTCTCGCCGACCCACATCAGGTCGCCCTTCACATAGCCGTAGAGCCGCTTGCCGCCGGTGTAGGGGCCGGCGGCAGCGGTGCGCGCGACGGCGTCCGTGACCAGGTCGATCTGCGGCTTCTTGTCGGCCAGCTCGCCGTACCAGACCTCGACGACGCCGTCGTCGCGGACCATCACGACCTCGACCTTGCGGTCCTTGTCGATGCGCCAGAAGCCGGACTCGGTCTCCAGCGGCTTGACCTTGTTGCCCTCGGAGTCGAGCACCCAGGTGTACGAGCGGTACTCGATGAAGTCCCGCCCGTCGTGCGTGAAGGAGACCTCCTGGCCGAAATTCGCCTTCTCGGCGCCGGGG
This window contains:
- a CDS encoding ABC transporter permease; amino-acid sequence: MHTPDALIMSGRSLRLSRRTTDALITALAMPVMLLLIFVYFFGGAIDTGTRYVTYVVPGVLLLCAGFGSSNTAIAVTEDLKGGIIDRFRSMDIGGTPILAGHVLASTARNLVATTLVLALAFAIGFRPSATPAGWLAALAVLIAFIVALSWLSATVGMLAGSSEAAGGFTFFVSFLPYPSSAFVPTDTMPSWLRVFADHQPVTPVIESLRGLLLDQPVGNTPWLALAWCGGILILAVALSAFLFGRHTR
- a CDS encoding aminoglycoside phosphotransferase family protein, with product MPSPPPRFPHEAPKSGRRESWIRRLADSHRDHPDREVVAGHHNINYVVPLSWPLAVLLITMPFRARVKCRMPREAVEVVPRIWPSETELLTVVSRRLKEVPRCFRDFGDWSLHSYRAGKALCEVQPDGPVGEAMMRSLAEFFARAADVPEKELPPRPDGWPEPGRSQEFLDWLIGFTENQVHRPNRRRFEGLFGAVGIHSDVMTAFRADPDHRRLTPRPFGLLHTDVHRGNIVVDRRHVAVIDWELAMYGDPLHDLATHLVRMEYEKDEQTRMQELWAEAMDRAGHRDMTEGMAADLPVYLDFEYAQSVFPDIMRAALDLTASAGGPDDADYALASARVCRALRRAAEPLKLAEVPDARVAERALRDWYAGPFGRSAPSGCASRTGTPTGPPRG
- a CDS encoding HAD family hydrolase codes for the protein MTSDPTQSDTVWPEMLDEETERLHDLIGPVRFVLFDFDGPMCDLFAGLLAEDVAREMVRRLEGWGLRDLLTTDERREPDPYVLLRAVDRRSPRGELVEELEAWLTQQELKAVANAWPTAHVDPLIRTWTAVGVRLAVTTNNAPAAVSTYLASRGLLECFAPHIYGRTQDLGLLKPHPHCVHRALRAMGADPGAALMIGDRPSDFLAARRAGVGFLGFARNPRKAGLLRGAGGTHLVSSLEPVLRCVRDGRC
- a CDS encoding FadR/GntR family transcriptional regulator, whose protein sequence is MVVTQENVAVNGNRKLSSQDIADAVRDRIRAGELRAGDRLPTQAELAEEFGVERGAVRQAMRKLQSEGLLSNVSKGSPPRVAEAGPAPASRGPQPSMVVLAPRLAEAFAATEVRIDVVSYTAETLMVALGEPVRLIHEGRIRPESIKVRILLPSSDIQLAFPVPIAGDAESRERLHQRWLAQRNAQGQVLRHNLRALRSSHGIDVDVTFRALPFTTPVKLYLLNGREALLAYYTLGPAQLEMDPDGDGEMLDLYDVPGVKVPLFSFEKSGQGTRDATFVDESQKWFDALWATITTDLTLS
- a CDS encoding FadR/GntR family transcriptional regulator; protein product: MVVSTEHAPVNGSKRRRSHREVADVLRDRIRSGSLRPGQRMPTQAELADEFGVERGAVREALRILHREHLLSNVSKGSPATVAKAPERALDGAASVRPQPTMVGLAPRIASAFEAPHVEIDALCLTSVSLTMAIGEPLRQIHAGQRKPAKVDVRVLLPSRDIDLAFPAPVDGGDDEGGWVHRRWLDQRNAQGQVLRHNLLALRASHGIDVSVQFRALPFTPPVKLYLINGTEALFAYYTLTKRDEEIGQESLEMYDAQGTQSMLFPFQQGDGLRDTTFVEQSHLWFNALWNTISQDLKLAAG
- a CDS encoding GNAT family N-acetyltransferase — encoded protein: MSDVEGDVEVRAITDAELPAWLRAVQAGFLQARAGMSDEAVANIRARGAIGGMRGAFDRGRCVGTYRSFPQELTAVGGAAVSANAVSAVTVSPTHRRRGILTRMMTADLAAAKERGDVVATLIAAEYAIYGRFGFGPATSVTEWTVDVTRSGLDPRWSGPEEAGARIDLVDGDDVRKFGPELHERFRAVRHGAITRDEHWWLRSTGQQVTPEFPWDEPFYALYRDPSGRVDGLLVYETTHDEWGDSLLPRNTATVRSMTAVTPAAERALWHYVCSVDKVVTVKSGWLAPDDLLPHLLPDPRAARVTGHADWLWVRILDVVRALEARTYGGAGTLVLEVADPAGLAGGRYRLEAAPDGGAVCSPTGAEPDLALDIAELGRLWLGDESVARLVALGRVAEERAGAVAVADALFATARRPWCQDLF
- the dtd gene encoding D-aminoacyl-tRNA deacylase, giving the protein MRAVVQRVDGASVVVEGEDGPATVGEISGEGLCVLVGVTHDDTKEKAAQLARKLWSLRMLADEKSCSDIDAPLLVISQFTLYGDARKGRRPTWNAAAPGPVAEPLVDEVVAQLRSLGATVATGRFGAQMRVGLTNDGPFTVLLEM
- a CDS encoding YgfZ/GcvT domain-containing protein, giving the protein MKSPLLSLPGAVPAEGVDEGVAAHYGELFREQRALADGAGFVDLSHRGVVTVTGSDRLSWLHLLLTQHVSELPAGQATEALILSANGHIEHALYLVDDGETIWAHVEPGTQDALIAYLESMKFFYRVEVADRTDEFAVVHLPAGSIAPAPEGVAVRETAHGRDLFLPRTDLESYAAENGPAAGLLAYEALRVEAHRPRLGFETDHRTIPHELGWIGTAVHLQKGCYRGQETVARVQNLGKPPRRLVFLHLDGSEVHLPVAGTPLQLAADGAEGRKLGFITTAVRHHELGPIALGLIKRNVPVDAELVAGDIAAAQEVVVQP
- a CDS encoding Fur family transcriptional regulator; translation: MASTDSDWKSDLRQRGYRLTPQRQLVLEAVDTLEHATPDDILCEVRKTASGVNISTVYRTLELLEELGLVSHAHLGHGAPTYHLADRHHHIHLVCRDCTGVIEADTSVAAEFTAKLRETFGFDTDLKHFAIFGQCEKCRQK
- a CDS encoding FABP family protein translates to MIEIPSDLNPDLVPLAFLLGNWAGAGVTDFPGAEKANFGQEVSFTHDGRDFIEYRSYTWVLDSEGNKVKPLETESGFWRIDKDRKVEVVMVRDDGVVEVWYGELADKKPQIDLVTDAVARTAAAGPYTGGKRLYGYVKGDLMWVGEKQTPEVSLRPYMSAQLKKVVTPEEVADMARNLGDLPDDGIAFFK